From the genome of Methanothrix sp.:
GTCTCGGGGTATCTGTAGGAGGCCATGCATCCTGCAAAGTAGACCTGGTCTGCCTTTACATCTGAGCAAGCGTCCGACCCGAGCATTCTGAGCCAGCTGTGCCTCCGCCCCACCTCCCCCAGACTGTTCCCTGTGGATGAGATCCTGTCACGCAGCTCGATCTGCCAGGCTCCCGTGATACTCCTGGATGCGAGCACCCTCCTCGCATCCTCCACGAGCCTCGAGGGGGTGACTCCAGCAGGACACATCTGAGAGCAGAGAGCGCACGTGGTGCACGTCCCGAGGCTGTCGAGCGCCCATGCGCCATCCATATCGTCAAGGATTTTCCTGATCAGAATCATCCTCCCGCGGGTGTTGAAGGACTCCCATCCCAGAACCTCGAAGCTGGGACAGACCGCTCGGCATGCACCGCACCTCACACATCGCCTGACCTGGTCGATATCGATCACCCGACATCACCTCACAGACCCAGCTTGCCCGGGTTAAGTATCCCCTTAGGATCCAGAGCGCGCTTGATCGCGCGCATGATCTCCAAAGATGTCCCCCACTGCATCTCCATGTATCCAGCTCTTGACCCGCCGATGCCATGCTCCGAGCTTACAGTCCCGCCGAGCTCTATGGCAGCTCTGTGTATCATGTCTGCAGCTCTTCTGAGCCTGGTCCATTCCTCTTCACTGCTCACATCTATGAACCACGCGACGTGCAGGTTGCCATCGCCGATATGCCCGTACTTCATCGCCGGGATGCCGGTGCTGTCCGATATCTCCTGAACCTTTCTCATCAGAGTGGGAATCTCCTTCATCGGAACCCCCACGTCCTCTCCTACATAGACCCGGCTCTTCGATGGATCGAGCCTGGAGATCGCAGCGCCAACCAGTTCCCTCGCAGCCCAGATCTCCGACATCTCCCTATCGTCGGATGCGATTCTGATGCTCTGCGCCAGGCCTGTGCACACCTCCGATACCCTTCTCGCATCCTCGGCTGTCGAGAGGTCTGTTCCATCGACCTCAAATAGTATGATATCACCATCTGGAAGCACTATTTTTGGATCGCACCGCCTGAGAACCTTTACGGTCGTGCTGTCCAGTATCTCGCATGCGGATGGCACGATGCCTGCGGAGAATGTCTTCACAACAGCCATGCCTGCGAGCTCAGAACTCTCGAAGGATGCCATGACCAGCCTTCGTCTCTTAGGCAGGGGCACGATCCTGAGCCGCGCGGCTGTTATGACCCCAAGAGTGCCCTCTGCCCCGACCATCAGTCGCGTCAGGTCATAACCGGCGGATGACTTCAGGACCTTGGAGCCTGTTCTGATGACAGTGCCGTCGGCCAGCACGACCTCAAGATCAAGAACATAGCTCTTGGTGGTGCCATACTTGACGCATCTCATGCCGCTTCCGTTGTTTGAGATCAACCCGCCTATCGTGCAGACGCTGGAGCTCCCCGGGTTGGGCGGAAAGAAGAAGCCGTGGGGCCTCAGAGCTCTGTTGAGCTGCTCAACAACAACCCCGGGCTCCACATGGACCTGCAGGTTCTCCACATCTATCTCCAGGAGTTTATTCATGCCGGACATGTCGAGAACTATGCCACCTCTGAGAGGCACTGCTCCGCCAGCTAGACCTGTTCCCGCGCCTCTGGCTGTGATGGGGATTTCGTGCTCATATGCAAGCCTGAGGATTCTGGACACCTCATCTGTCGTCAGAGGTCGAACGACGTACTCCGGTAGACCATACACCTGAGATGCATCGCAGGAGTAGCAGCAGAGCTCGGCCGGCGAGTTCGAGGCCCTGGGTCCGACTATATCCCTCAGCGCATCTATGACGGAACTGCCCTCTTCCGGTGACATTCTCCTCCAGGATTAACGGGAGATCTCGTAGCAGCGATGATACGATAAAAAGATTTTGTCTGGGATGCTGTGTTGAATATAGTTCTTTGCGCCACTTCATGTAAATCCATTTAAAAGCTACTGGATATGTCATACTTCATAGATGATTTTATGTGACATATGAGATTATATCAACTTATGCGGAATACTATAATTAAGGCCTGTAAGGTCGAACGCCATCGATTTTTACTATAATTACAATCAGTATGAATTGGCCACATGCTATCGGATTCTCAAACATTATTCAATACAGCAGTCCGGAGGCAGATTGGCGGATCTATAGTTCTTTGCGCCACTTCATGTAAATCCATTTAAAAGCTACTGGATGTGTCATACTTCATAAATGATTTTATGTTGCGTGCAATATTATATCAACTTATACGGAATACTATAATCGCTGAAAACAGAGGATGCAATGAAAGACGTGCCAGAAGGATGAAAGTGCTTCCTGGTAGGGCTTTAGAGGAACATGCTCAATATGTTGAGGTAAATTGCCCTCTTGGCGGATTTCTGGATAAACGACTATGGCCGATGATAGGGCCTCACTTGATCAGTAACTCAAGTACGCTCACGATATTGAGCAAATACATTTAGAGTGCGAGGATTTGTAAAAATCACGATGCAATCGAGCTCTTTCATGGTAATGGCTGTCTGAGATCAGCATACACTGGTGTGATGCCTCCTCTCTGGTCGTGTGCTCATATCATTGAGATCAACAGCATGTGGCAGCACAAGATTTATGAGGTGTGGTGCGAACGATCATCATTCCTGAGAGACGTTCAATGAATCGAGTACACGACCTCCTCTTTCACATGCGCCGAACTCGTGTAGTTGCAGCGACTGGATGCTCAAATGCTCACCGGCCTGCTCCAAAACATAAAATATATTCCGACAGAGTCTGCGAAGCTTTATAAGTAATCAGGAGTATATAATAGATCGTTTGTTTTGTAATTCAGAGAGACTGCAAGTGGTGATCCAGTGGTAGCAGTGGAGAATCCCATCCACAGGGCATATCTGCTAAAGATCGTTGGCGAGGAGGGTCTGAGGATCGTCGAGGCCATGCCAGAGGATGAGGTGACCGATGAGCACCTCGCCGAGATCACGGGGATAAGCCTCAATACGGTGAGAAGATCTCTTTATCTGCTCTACGAGCACAGGCTGGCAGTCTACAGGAGAAAGAGAGACCCGGACAGCGGATGGCTCACGTATCTCTGGAAGCTCTGTCCTGAGAGCCTGGACAGCGCGCTTGAGGCAGAGGTCAGGAAGCTCATAAACAAGCTCAACGCCAGGCTCCGCTACGAGAAGGATCATGTTTTCTATGCATGTGTGAACGGATGCGCCCGATTTGTTTTCGAGGAGGCGAGCGAGAACAACTTCACATGCCCGTTCTGCCAGGGCAGCCTGGAGTACATGGAGAACAGCACAATCGTAGAGGTGATAGAGGAGCGGATAAAGGAGCTGAGTGCTGCGCTCTGCTCCTGATGGAATGGCACGAAAATATCATCGGATGCAGACCATTCCATCCAAGGGTGACCATGCGCCATAAAGCGTTTTCTGAGCTGATAGTATGGCCGGTGAGAGTATAGATGGTGAGAGCAACACTGACAAATTGACCTCCTGCTGGAGCACCGAAACCGCCTGCGTTGTTCCCTTATGCGGATCATTATGATCGAAACACGACACATCGAGTTCGAGACAAAGGGCGATGCTGATGTGGTGGACATCACACGGATGGTCGTCAATGCCGTCAGGAGCAGCGAATTGACAGATGGCATTGTGGTTGTCTTCGTGCCTGGCGCCACAGGCGCTCTCACGACGATTGAGTATGAGCCCGGGCTGGTGGCTGATATGCGCAGAGCGCTCGAGAGGGTCGCCCCTGAGGGTGAGGAGTACGAGCACAACCGGAGATGGGGCGATGGCAACGGCCACTCCCACATCCGCGCATCGCTCATCGGCCCAAGCCTCACAGTGCCTGTGGTGAACGGCGAACTCGCCCTCGGCAGATGGCAGCAGATGGTCTTTATTGATAT
Proteins encoded in this window:
- a CDS encoding FAD-binding oxidoreductase, producing the protein MSPEEGSSVIDALRDIVGPRASNSPAELCCYSCDASQVYGLPEYVVRPLTTDEVSRILRLAYEHEIPITARGAGTGLAGGAVPLRGGIVLDMSGMNKLLEIDVENLQVHVEPGVVVEQLNRALRPHGFFFPPNPGSSSVCTIGGLISNNGSGMRCVKYGTTKSYVLDLEVVLADGTVIRTGSKVLKSSAGYDLTRLMVGAEGTLGVITAARLRIVPLPKRRRLVMASFESSELAGMAVVKTFSAGIVPSACEILDSTTVKVLRRCDPKIVLPDGDIILFEVDGTDLSTAEDARRVSEVCTGLAQSIRIASDDREMSEIWAARELVGAAISRLDPSKSRVYVGEDVGVPMKEIPTLMRKVQEISDSTGIPAMKYGHIGDGNLHVAWFIDVSSEEEWTRLRRAADMIHRAAIELGGTVSSEHGIGGSRAGYMEMQWGTSLEIMRAIKRALDPKGILNPGKLGL
- the tfe gene encoding transcription factor E; translation: MVAVENPIHRAYLLKIVGEEGLRIVEAMPEDEVTDEHLAEITGISLNTVRRSLYLLYEHRLAVYRRKRDPDSGWLTYLWKLCPESLDSALEAEVRKLINKLNARLRYEKDHVFYACVNGCARFVFEEASENNFTCPFCQGSLEYMENSTIVEVIEERIKELSAALCS
- a CDS encoding secondary thiamine-phosphate synthase enzyme YjbQ, with the translated sequence MIETRHIEFETKGDADVVDITRMVVNAVRSSELTDGIVVVFVPGATGALTTIEYEPGLVADMRRALERVAPEGEEYEHNRRWGDGNGHSHIRASLIGPSLTVPVVNGELALGRWQQMVFIDMDNRPRRRRLLLQIMGETRSDR